Proteins encoded together in one Aminivibrio pyruvatiphilus window:
- a CDS encoding Bug family tripartite tricarboxylate transporter substrate binding protein, whose protein sequence is MRKAAVLGLSVLLVFLLASAGAAAYPEKNIQGLIMWGAGGGTDNFARAITPLVEQKLGQTIILQNKTGASGAVATTLTVNSPADGYTLLYGAENPANYRVLGLSPLSFHDLQPIVIAVEGAVVICVNPDTPYNTMQELVEAAKGEKKIRMATSGVGGLPYVAGAMMKNIHGTDFNYIQFDGDGPGATAVMGGHADVMPLALSTSVEYIRAGRLRGLAVLTTKRVPQLPEVPAITEIYPEYAQYLPWGPFYGVFVKKGTPDDIVKKLSDAFTQAMAEARFEEYVKNSGGFRNGAMGEEAVQFLDKFESTASWLIFNAGGAKKSPAEFNIPEPKK, encoded by the coding sequence ATGAGAAAAGCGGCAGTATTAGGACTTTCGGTTTTGCTGGTATTTCTTCTCGCTTCGGCGGGAGCGGCGGCGTATCCTGAGAAGAATATCCAGGGACTGATCATGTGGGGCGCCGGGGGCGGCACAGACAACTTCGCCCGGGCCATCACACCCCTGGTGGAGCAGAAACTGGGACAGACCATCATTCTCCAAAACAAAACAGGTGCCTCCGGCGCGGTGGCCACAACCCTCACGGTGAATTCCCCCGCCGACGGCTACACCCTGCTATACGGGGCGGAAAACCCGGCCAATTACCGGGTTCTCGGCCTCTCTCCCCTGAGTTTCCATGACCTGCAGCCCATCGTCATCGCAGTGGAGGGTGCCGTGGTCATCTGCGTCAACCCCGATACACCCTACAACACCATGCAGGAGCTGGTGGAGGCGGCGAAGGGCGAGAAGAAAATCCGCATGGCCACCTCCGGCGTGGGCGGCCTTCCCTACGTGGCCGGAGCCATGATGAAAAACATTCACGGCACGGACTTCAACTACATCCAGTTCGACGGCGACGGCCCCGGCGCCACTGCGGTCATGGGCGGCCATGCCGACGTCATGCCCCTGGCTCTCTCCACGTCGGTGGAGTACATCCGGGCCGGACGGCTTCGCGGCCTCGCGGTACTCACCACGAAAAGGGTTCCCCAGCTTCCCGAAGTTCCGGCCATCACCGAGATCTATCCCGAGTACGCCCAGTACCTTCCCTGGGGACCTTTTTACGGCGTTTTCGTGAAAAAGGGGACTCCCGACGATATCGTGAAGAAGCTCAGCGATGCTTTTACCCAGGCCATGGCGGAAGCACGGTTTGAAGAGTACGTGAAGAATTCCGGCGGCTTCAGGAACGGCGCCATGGGCGAGGAAGCTGTGCAGTTCCTCGACAAGTTCGAGTCAACGGCGAGCTGGCTTATTTTCAACGCCGGGGGAGCGAAAAAATCTCCCGCCGAGTTCAACATTCCTGAACCGAAAAAATAG
- a CDS encoding tripartite tricarboxylate transporter permease — MEQNLQYFLIPFLSWEMMVLIWVGVFAGIWVGAIPGLSVTMAASLLISFTFSWDLNSALALICGVFVGGVYGGSITAILLNIPGAPAAIATGIEGYPLAQRGEAGKAIGLCTTVSVFASFVGIIVLSVAAPVIANFSLKFSPRDFFLLAVMGILLIGSIGGGDPIKGITAGAVGVLLSMVGMDPSTGELRYTFGNIYLMAGISFVTAMIGLFGVSEALTQFRNAGKKSPKQNLDRIIPSWATFLKYLPLSIRSSLLGVFIGALPGTGGDVAALLAYDQAKRTVRHPSRPFGTGAYEGIVAPETANKGAIGGAFIPMLTLGIPGDAVTAIIIGALYIHGLKPGPMLMIETPHLFWMIVSCLSIASVALMVLGLVSVKPFAKIIEIPKEIIMPVVIILSVIGTYAIQNSVVDIFYMIGFGIIGYFMRLYGYATGPMVLGLILGPMLDANYRRAMQGAENQLLPFLEGFVTNPISLFLTLAIVFLLVSQTSFYRRWRGLE, encoded by the coding sequence ATGGAACAAAATCTTCAGTATTTCCTCATACCTTTCCTGAGCTGGGAGATGATGGTTCTCATCTGGGTGGGCGTTTTCGCCGGCATCTGGGTCGGCGCCATTCCCGGCCTTTCCGTGACCATGGCGGCGTCCCTGCTGATTTCCTTTACTTTTTCGTGGGATCTGAACAGCGCCCTTGCCCTGATATGCGGGGTGTTCGTCGGCGGCGTCTACGGGGGCTCCATCACGGCCATTCTGCTGAACATCCCCGGTGCGCCCGCGGCAATCGCCACGGGAATCGAGGGGTACCCCCTCGCCCAGAGGGGCGAGGCAGGCAAAGCCATAGGGCTCTGCACCACCGTTTCGGTGTTCGCCAGCTTTGTCGGGATAATCGTCCTCTCCGTGGCGGCGCCTGTGATCGCCAATTTCTCCCTCAAGTTCTCCCCCAGGGACTTTTTCCTGCTGGCGGTGATGGGGATCCTGCTCATCGGCAGCATCGGCGGGGGTGACCCCATAAAGGGGATCACCGCAGGAGCGGTGGGCGTTCTCCTGAGCATGGTGGGCATGGACCCATCCACGGGGGAGCTCCGGTATACCTTCGGCAATATCTACCTCATGGCAGGAATCAGCTTTGTTACGGCCATGATCGGCCTTTTCGGCGTGTCCGAAGCCCTCACCCAGTTCAGGAATGCAGGGAAGAAGTCGCCGAAGCAGAACCTCGACAGGATCATCCCGAGCTGGGCCACCTTCCTGAAGTACCTGCCCCTGTCCATCCGGTCGTCCCTCCTCGGCGTGTTCATCGGCGCCCTTCCCGGGACCGGCGGTGACGTGGCCGCCCTTCTGGCTTACGACCAGGCCAAGCGGACCGTCAGGCATCCCTCCCGTCCCTTCGGCACAGGGGCCTACGAGGGCATAGTGGCCCCCGAGACGGCCAACAAGGGAGCCATAGGCGGCGCCTTCATCCCCATGCTGACCCTGGGAATCCCCGGCGACGCCGTCACGGCCATCATCATCGGCGCCCTCTATATCCACGGGCTAAAGCCGGGCCCCATGCTCATGATCGAGACCCCCCACCTCTTCTGGATGATCGTCAGCTGCCTTTCCATCGCCAGCGTGGCCCTCATGGTCCTGGGCCTCGTGAGCGTCAAGCCCTTCGCGAAGATCATCGAGATCCCCAAGGAAATCATCATGCCGGTGGTGATCATCCTCTCCGTCATCGGAACCTACGCCATCCAGAACAGCGTGGTGGACATCTTCTACATGATCGGCTTCGGCATCATAGGGTATTTCATGAGGCTCTACGGCTATGCCACCGGCCCCATGGTCCTCGGGCTGATCCTGGGTCCCATGCTTGACGCCAACTACAGAAGAGCCATGCAGGGAGCGGAGAACCAGCTTCTGCCCTTCCTCGAAGGCTTCGTCACCAATCCCATCAGCCTCTTCCTGACGCTGGCCATCGTATTTCTGCTCGTGTCCCAGACGTCTTTCTACAGGAGATGGAGAGGACTGGAATAG
- a CDS encoding Bug family tripartite tricarboxylate transporter substrate binding protein: MRKLGLALLAVCVLAGAAFGAYPEKNIQGYIMWGAGGAMDNVSRAIVPIAQEHLGKTIILQNRTGATGAIATTFVANQPADGYSILFGAENPNLYKVTGLSQIDYDQFEPVFLMMANVGVVIVSKDSPYTSYRELIEAAASGKTITMGSTGPGGLPYVATTMIEKIHDVKFNKMQFDGEGPCITALMGGHIDAVAVGLLAAANFIHSGNVKGLAMISSERIESVASVPAVTEVYEEYRPYLPWGAFFGAFVRKETPAEVLDVLRSAFTKAFQDPRFDEFAKTMGGVKLGITGDDAKKYIRQNQSVAAWLLYDAGGAKFSPEEFGIERPQGK; the protein is encoded by the coding sequence ATGAGAAAACTCGGTTTAGCGCTGCTTGCGGTATGTGTTCTGGCGGGGGCCGCCTTCGGGGCCTATCCTGAAAAGAACATCCAGGGGTACATCATGTGGGGCGCCGGAGGCGCCATGGACAACGTGTCCCGGGCCATCGTCCCCATCGCCCAGGAACATCTCGGAAAGACCATCATCCTGCAGAACCGTACGGGCGCCACTGGAGCCATCGCCACCACCTTCGTGGCCAACCAGCCCGCCGATGGCTACAGCATTCTCTTCGGCGCGGAGAACCCGAACCTCTACAAGGTCACCGGCCTTTCCCAAATCGACTACGACCAGTTCGAGCCCGTCTTCCTCATGATGGCCAACGTGGGCGTGGTGATCGTCTCCAAGGATTCTCCCTATACCTCGTACAGGGAGCTCATCGAAGCCGCCGCTTCCGGCAAGACCATCACCATGGGATCCACAGGGCCCGGAGGGCTGCCCTACGTGGCCACCACCATGATTGAGAAGATCCACGACGTGAAGTTCAACAAGATGCAGTTCGACGGGGAAGGCCCCTGCATCACAGCCCTCATGGGCGGCCATATCGATGCGGTGGCTGTCGGTCTTCTCGCAGCCGCAAACTTCATTCATTCAGGCAATGTGAAGGGCCTCGCCATGATCTCCTCCGAGAGGATAGAGAGCGTCGCTTCGGTGCCTGCAGTAACGGAAGTCTACGAGGAATACAGGCCCTACCTCCCCTGGGGCGCCTTTTTCGGTGCCTTCGTGCGGAAGGAGACCCCCGCCGAGGTTCTCGACGTTCTCCGGTCTGCCTTCACCAAGGCGTTCCAGGATCCCAGGTTCGACGAGTTCGCAAAGACCATGGGCGGCGTGAAGCTCGGCATCACCGGTGACGATGCGAAGAAATACATCAGGCAGAACCAGTCCGTCGCCGCATGGCTCCTGTACGACGCGGGCGGAGCGAAGTTCTCTCCTGAGGAGTTCGGCATCGAAAGACCCCAGGGCAAGTAG
- a CDS encoding tripartite tricarboxylate transporter TctB family protein, producing the protein MEESREFLAEGAAGEAAVEAAGTVKDLSKYVPEARRKPGELGMAVLMFLLGALGYYFTLDMTSGEYSSPSVFPKLASMVIMACSAVNFFKAVRREKPEAEATLKGYLLPMDVVVVVVLLVAYCVALPRLHFVASSYAFMVIGMVYLQRGKNIVRALLISAVSLAVLVAVFRYLFLVILP; encoded by the coding sequence ATGGAAGAATCCAGGGAATTTCTGGCTGAAGGGGCGGCAGGAGAAGCGGCAGTAGAAGCGGCAGGAACCGTGAAGGATCTCTCGAAATACGTTCCCGAGGCACGGAGAAAACCGGGCGAGCTTGGCATGGCCGTCCTAATGTTTCTCCTCGGCGCTCTCGGCTATTATTTCACCCTCGATATGACGAGCGGAGAATACTCATCGCCCTCGGTATTCCCGAAACTCGCCTCCATGGTGATCATGGCGTGCTCCGCCGTGAATTTTTTCAAAGCGGTGCGGAGGGAAAAACCCGAAGCGGAAGCGACGCTGAAAGGGTATCTTCTCCCCATGGACGTGGTGGTCGTCGTGGTTCTGCTTGTGGCGTACTGCGTCGCGCTGCCAAGGCTTCATTTTGTTGCTTCATCCTACGCTTTCATGGTCATCGGCATGGTGTATCTGCAGAGAGGGAAGAACATCGTCCGGGCACTCCTGATATCAGCGGTCTCCCTCGCGGTCCTGGTAGCGGTCTTCCGTTACCTGTTCCTGGTCATACTGCCGTAA
- a CDS encoding ferrous iron transporter B: MSETAGKKLLLVGNPNVGKSALFTRITGVHAVSSNYPGTTVGFLEGWLRRGDDVWRVIDVPGAYTLTPTNEAEEVAERMVAEECDAVVVVLDATALERNLFLAFQVMERRLPVIIALNMVDEARHKGIDIDPFLLEDLLGVPVVSTVAVSGEGVSRLLDRLHEASPGREVPSTKEERWAAIGAVTEQVQKVRHRHHTFLDKLEDASVNSFWGLVIGIAVIASSFTAIRYAGEGLIDGLLDPLFERYWLPVVNYLSGLFGGEGFLHDIIIGRLVDGHIDFEQSFGMLTTGLYVPVVMVLPYVLSFYAVLSFLEDFGYLPRLAVIFDALLHRMGLHGFAIVPSLLGFGCNVPGILATRVLDSQRERFIAATLISVAIPCAGLQAMIIGALGSMGMKWVAMVYGTLLVSWLLLGRILHSLLPGFSPELIVEIPPYRIPSLKAMGLKLWMRISGFFLEAVPLVLGGILLISLMDATGITGLLSRLLAPVFSGLLGLPAEAAGPILLGILRKDVAVGMLATLGLSPAQLVVATITLSMTFPCIATFIVLWRELGGKRMAASMGIMVASALIAGVTVRLLLSLNT; encoded by the coding sequence ATGAGTGAAACGGCCGGAAAAAAACTGCTTCTCGTGGGCAACCCCAACGTGGGGAAAAGTGCCCTCTTCACCAGGATCACCGGTGTTCATGCCGTTTCCTCGAACTACCCGGGAACCACGGTGGGCTTCCTGGAAGGATGGCTCCGCCGGGGAGACGACGTATGGAGAGTCATCGACGTCCCCGGGGCCTACACCCTCACCCCCACCAACGAGGCTGAAGAGGTGGCCGAAAGGATGGTGGCCGAAGAGTGCGATGCCGTGGTGGTGGTTCTGGATGCCACGGCCCTGGAACGGAACCTCTTCCTCGCCTTCCAGGTCATGGAGCGCCGGCTTCCCGTGATCATCGCCCTCAACATGGTGGACGAAGCCCGGCACAAGGGGATCGACATCGACCCCTTCCTGCTGGAGGATCTTCTGGGGGTTCCGGTGGTCTCCACCGTGGCCGTCTCCGGAGAAGGGGTCAGCCGCCTTCTCGACCGCCTGCACGAAGCCTCTCCGGGACGGGAGGTTCCTTCTACGAAAGAGGAACGATGGGCGGCCATCGGGGCGGTTACGGAACAGGTCCAGAAAGTGCGCCACCGCCATCACACCTTCCTCGACAAGCTCGAGGATGCCTCCGTGAACTCCTTCTGGGGACTCGTCATCGGCATCGCGGTCATCGCCTCGAGCTTCACCGCCATCAGGTACGCCGGTGAAGGACTCATCGACGGTCTCCTCGATCCCCTTTTCGAAAGATACTGGCTTCCGGTGGTGAATTATCTCTCCGGCCTCTTCGGAGGGGAGGGCTTCCTTCACGACATCATCATCGGAAGGCTGGTGGACGGACATATTGACTTCGAGCAGAGTTTCGGCATGCTCACCACGGGGCTGTACGTTCCCGTGGTCATGGTATTGCCCTATGTCCTCTCCTTCTACGCCGTCCTGAGCTTCCTGGAAGATTTCGGCTACCTGCCGAGGCTGGCGGTTATCTTCGACGCTCTCCTCCACAGGATGGGTCTCCACGGGTTCGCCATCGTCCCCTCTCTCCTGGGATTCGGCTGCAACGTACCGGGAATTCTCGCCACGCGGGTCCTGGACTCCCAGCGGGAACGGTTTATCGCGGCAACACTGATCTCCGTGGCCATTCCCTGTGCCGGACTCCAGGCCATGATCATCGGCGCCCTGGGGAGCATGGGGATGAAATGGGTCGCCATGGTCTACGGCACCCTCCTTGTCTCATGGCTTCTCCTGGGGAGAATTCTCCATTCCCTCCTCCCCGGATTCAGCCCGGAGCTCATCGTGGAAATCCCCCCCTACAGGATCCCGTCACTGAAGGCCATGGGGCTCAAACTCTGGATGCGGATCAGCGGCTTCTTCCTTGAGGCCGTTCCCCTGGTTCTCGGAGGTATTCTGCTGATCAGCCTCATGGATGCGACGGGAATCACCGGTCTTCTCTCCCGGCTGCTCGCCCCGGTGTTTTCCGGCCTTCTCGGCCTCCCTGCTGAAGCTGCCGGCCCCATCCTGCTCGGAATCCTGAGAAAGGACGTGGCCGTGGGAATGCTGGCAACCCTCGGCCTTTCGCCCGCCCAGCTCGTGGTGGCCACCATCACCCTTTCCATGACGTTCCCCTGCATCGCCACGTTTATCGTCCTGTGGAGGGAACTGGGAGGGAAACGCATGGCGGCCTCCATGGGAATCATGGTGGCCTCCGCACTCATTGCCGGGGTAACCGTGAGGCTGCTCCTTTCCCTGAACACCTAG
- a CDS encoding aldehyde dehydrogenase family protein — translation MAKRELTAEQRNALEKIFERARAAEKIIENYDQERVDRMCRCVAWAAGNPRDFDRLCKMGVEESGAGDWSGRFGKRHKILGVLRDALRQKSVGVIEVLPEKGLVRYGKPAGVISSLIPMTNPELTPIVTAIYALKARDVVVFSPHPKTKKTTFEVVEKMRQGLRSIGEPEDFLQCISEVNMAVVEELMTMGDLIMATGGPAMTRAAHSSGKPAYCSGAGNATMIFDETTDIEVAARNTRTSKTSDFGSGCSADGNLIIYGGIYDTMVAQLQKEGGYLATDEQREMLKKAMWDEEGHRIVDTVAVSPQKLCRAAGFEIPEDRKFVMVVGDGIGKEYKFSGEKLTTLLALFRYEGDFENALNMMDEIYKVGGRGHSCGIYSHNEEHIHALALRAPVTRIMVRQPQSKANAGSANNGMPMTSSMGCGTWGGNQVSENIALKHYMNSTWVAKPILTDAPSEEVLFGEFYDPTNKREV, via the coding sequence ATGGCGAAAAGGGAATTGACGGCTGAACAGAGGAATGCCCTGGAAAAGATCTTCGAAAGGGCCCGGGCCGCGGAAAAAATAATCGAGAACTACGACCAGGAGCGGGTGGACCGCATGTGCCGCTGTGTGGCCTGGGCCGCCGGCAACCCCAGGGACTTTGACAGGCTCTGCAAGATGGGCGTGGAGGAGAGCGGGGCCGGCGACTGGAGCGGCCGGTTCGGAAAGCGCCACAAGATCCTCGGCGTTCTGAGGGATGCTCTCAGGCAGAAAAGCGTCGGCGTAATCGAGGTTCTCCCCGAGAAGGGGCTTGTCCGGTACGGCAAGCCTGCGGGGGTCATTTCATCCCTGATCCCCATGACCAATCCCGAGCTCACCCCCATCGTCACGGCCATCTATGCCCTCAAGGCCAGGGACGTGGTGGTCTTCTCGCCTCATCCCAAGACGAAAAAGACCACCTTCGAGGTGGTGGAGAAGATGCGCCAGGGGCTCCGGTCCATCGGCGAGCCCGAAGATTTCCTCCAGTGCATTTCGGAGGTCAACATGGCCGTTGTCGAGGAGCTCATGACCATGGGCGACCTTATCATGGCCACCGGCGGGCCGGCCATGACCAGGGCGGCTCACAGCTCCGGGAAGCCGGCCTACTGCTCGGGAGCCGGTAACGCCACCATGATCTTCGACGAGACCACCGACATCGAGGTGGCCGCCCGGAACACCCGCACCAGCAAGACCTCCGACTTCGGCTCAGGCTGCTCCGCCGACGGAAACCTCATCATCTACGGCGGCATTTACGATACAATGGTGGCCCAGCTCCAGAAGGAAGGGGGCTACCTTGCCACTGACGAGCAGAGGGAGATGCTGAAAAAGGCCATGTGGGACGAAGAGGGGCACCGGATCGTGGACACCGTGGCCGTATCCCCCCAGAAACTCTGCAGGGCTGCGGGCTTCGAGATCCCCGAGGACAGAAAGTTCGTCATGGTGGTCGGGGACGGCATCGGCAAGGAGTACAAATTCTCCGGTGAAAAACTGACGACGCTGCTCGCCCTGTTCCGCTACGAGGGTGATTTTGAAAATGCCCTCAACATGATGGACGAGATCTACAAGGTGGGCGGGCGGGGACATTCCTGCGGCATCTACAGCCATAACGAGGAGCATATCCATGCCCTTGCCCTGAGAGCCCCGGTCACCAGGATCATGGTCCGTCAGCCCCAGTCCAAGGCCAACGCCGGAAGCGCCAACAACGGCATGCCCATGACGTCGAGCATGGGATGCGGAACCTGGGGGGGCAACCAGGTGTCGGAGAACATCGCCCTGAAGCACTATATGAACAGCACATGGGTCGCCAAGCCCATTCTTACCGATGCGCCCTCGGAGGAAGTCCTCTTCGGGGAGTTTTACGATCCGACGAACAAGAGGGAAGTCTGA
- a CDS encoding IclR family transcriptional regulator translates to MKEDSVRSVERAFHILKAFTRDDYKLTLSEIAERIGLPVTTTLRLAGTLERLDLLTRHDDRTYSLGSQLYILGSIARANFRPQQIIYPYMKIIRDGTKEAVSLYGVEGEERVCYEHVESLLTMRCVMRVGDRAPLWAGAGGKALLAFLGEEAIDREAGKARPITATTLSTGEELRKNLAQIRNLGYAMSWGEREEGILSIAVPIFNRKGEVLFSFSLAGPASRFTEETALSLIPEIQRMCREISQQIG, encoded by the coding sequence ATGAAAGAGGACTCCGTGCGGTCCGTAGAACGGGCCTTTCACATTCTCAAGGCCTTCACGAGGGACGACTACAAGCTCACGCTCAGCGAAATCGCGGAAAGGATCGGACTCCCCGTCACGACGACCCTTCGGCTGGCGGGTACCCTGGAAAGGCTTGACCTCCTCACCCGCCACGACGACAGGACCTACTCCCTCGGCAGTCAGCTCTACATTCTCGGGAGCATCGCCAGGGCAAACTTCAGGCCCCAGCAGATCATCTACCCGTACATGAAAATCATCCGGGACGGTACAAAGGAAGCGGTCTCCCTCTACGGCGTCGAGGGAGAGGAACGGGTCTGCTACGAGCACGTGGAAAGCCTGCTCACCATGAGGTGCGTCATGAGGGTGGGCGACCGGGCGCCGCTCTGGGCAGGTGCGGGAGGGAAAGCACTCCTGGCCTTTCTGGGCGAGGAAGCCATCGACAGGGAAGCAGGAAAGGCCCGTCCCATTACGGCCACTACTCTCTCCACCGGGGAGGAGCTGAGAAAAAACCTGGCCCAAATCAGGAACCTCGGCTATGCCATGAGTTGGGGCGAGCGGGAGGAAGGCATCCTTTCCATCGCGGTGCCCATATTCAACAGGAAGGGGGAGGTTCTCTTCTCCTTCTCCCTCGCAGGGCCGGCATCCCGCTTTACCGAGGAGACAGCCCTGTCTCTCATCCCGGAAATCCAGCGGATGTGCCGGGAGATCTCCCAGCAGATAGGATAA
- a CDS encoding thiamine pyrophosphate-binding protein — protein MKKDLVAFQLVKFLEARGVEKIFGLCGHTVIGFLDALKESAIHFVSVRHEQIAAHAADGYSRGKGCRVPGVLLTHLGPGLANATTGVAEASLNSIPMVVIAGDVPSCYFGRHPHQEVNLHADASQYEIFRPFVKRAWRVDRPELLPEVMDKAFRLAVTGRPGPVLVSIPMDIFSMELDTRFFDMRIDNNPLLPKPGLDEKTAEEIAVMLAEAKHPILYPGGGVISSGASEALTALATHLEIPVLYTLMGKGAIPDDHPLAVGMTGFWGTDFNNKTAMKADVMMAVGTRLSEADCSSWYFGETFDIPPTRLIHIDINQEEIGRNFKTAIGAVCDAKMALGAILAAAKRLYPHGVKRPETVKEIAETKAAYFASIAEAQKSDQFPMRPERILADLREVLPRDGFVVADVGWNKNGVGQQFPIYEPGTFVAPGGLATMGYGPSAALGVKVACPDKKVVALIGDGGMGANVSPFATAAVEDIAVVWVVMNNCAFGTIAGLENQHYQHQFGTLFEKDGKPYSPDFAAIGEAYGIKGYTVKSASEFRPVLEEALALNRPCVIDVRMENAPVITEGCWNINDIFRKRGEEKPWRVWAWEEIEPWRMEK, from the coding sequence AGAAGATCTTCGGCCTGTGCGGCCACACCGTCATCGGTTTTCTTGACGCGCTCAAAGAAAGCGCCATCCATTTTGTCTCCGTCCGGCATGAGCAGATAGCCGCCCATGCGGCTGACGGCTATTCAAGGGGTAAGGGATGCCGGGTTCCCGGCGTTCTCCTCACCCACCTCGGCCCCGGCCTCGCCAACGCCACCACGGGTGTGGCGGAGGCCTCCCTGAACTCCATCCCCATGGTGGTCATCGCAGGCGACGTCCCGAGCTGCTACTTCGGCCGCCACCCCCACCAGGAGGTGAACCTCCACGCCGACGCCAGCCAGTACGAGATTTTCCGCCCCTTCGTGAAGCGGGCCTGGCGGGTCGACAGGCCCGAGCTTCTTCCCGAGGTTATGGACAAGGCCTTCCGCCTGGCGGTAACAGGCCGTCCCGGCCCGGTGCTCGTGTCCATCCCCATGGACATTTTCTCCATGGAGCTTGACACCCGGTTCTTCGACATGAGGATCGACAACAACCCCCTTCTTCCCAAACCCGGTCTGGATGAAAAGACGGCGGAGGAAATCGCTGTCATGCTGGCCGAAGCGAAGCACCCGATCCTCTATCCCGGCGGCGGCGTCATCTCCTCCGGCGCTTCGGAGGCCCTCACCGCCCTGGCGACCCACCTGGAAATCCCCGTGCTCTACACGCTTATGGGCAAAGGGGCCATTCCGGACGATCACCCCCTTGCCGTGGGCATGACCGGGTTCTGGGGAACCGACTTCAACAATAAGACCGCCATGAAGGCCGACGTGATGATGGCTGTGGGGACCAGGCTTTCCGAGGCCGACTGCAGCTCCTGGTACTTCGGCGAGACCTTCGACATTCCTCCCACCAGGCTCATCCACATCGACATCAACCAGGAGGAAATAGGACGGAACTTCAAGACGGCCATCGGCGCCGTCTGCGACGCGAAAATGGCCCTCGGCGCCATTCTGGCGGCGGCGAAGAGGCTCTATCCTCACGGAGTGAAACGGCCCGAAACGGTGAAGGAAATCGCCGAAACCAAGGCCGCCTATTTCGCGAGCATCGCGGAGGCGCAGAAGTCGGACCAGTTTCCCATGCGCCCCGAGCGGATTCTCGCCGACCTCCGGGAAGTTCTCCCCCGGGACGGTTTCGTCGTCGCAGACGTGGGCTGGAACAAGAACGGCGTGGGGCAGCAGTTCCCCATCTACGAGCCGGGGACCTTCGTCGCTCCCGGGGGGCTGGCCACTATGGGCTACGGTCCTTCCGCCGCCCTGGGCGTGAAGGTAGCCTGCCCCGACAAAAAGGTGGTCGCCCTCATCGGAGACGGCGGCATGGGCGCCAACGTCTCGCCCTTTGCCACGGCCGCGGTGGAGGATATCGCGGTGGTGTGGGTGGTGATGAACAACTGCGCCTTCGGCACCATCGCCGGCCTCGAGAACCAGCATTACCAGCACCAGTTCGGAACTCTCTTCGAGAAGGACGGCAAGCCCTACAGCCCTGACTTCGCCGCCATCGGCGAAGCATACGGGATCAAGGGATATACCGTGAAGAGCGCTTCCGAATTCAGGCCGGTCCTCGAGGAGGCCCTCGCCCTGAACAGGCCCTGCGTCATCGACGTCCGGATGGAGAACGCCCCGGTGATCACGGAAGGATGCTGGAACATCAACGACATCTTCAGGAAGCGGGGAGAGGAAAAGCCCTGGAGAGTTTGGGCCTGGGAAGAGATCGAACCCTGGAGGATGGAAAAGTAG
- a CDS encoding sugar phosphate isomerase/epimerase family protein, which yields MEFQFSLAQLTVLNTSPVEIASMAADCGYDFVSMRQIYMGLPGEPDFDLAKNSTLMRETKKVFADTGIRLLDIELARVFDGMDVKKYEPAMETAAELGGKHVISSIWTPEREYYLEKFAEICDLAKQYNLTVDLEYVPIASVKTLAGTVDVLRTVNRSNAGLMVDVHHFHRAQDDVAELAKLPAEWFHFGHLCDAPGEIPAEKDEMTRILREERSYVGEGGIDVASIMNAMPPMPYSIELPNLKKVAELGYKEHARRCLETARAYCAGRVTGRKA from the coding sequence ATGGAGTTTCAGTTTTCCCTTGCGCAGCTCACCGTTCTGAATACGTCTCCCGTGGAGATTGCGTCCATGGCGGCGGACTGCGGATATGATTTCGTGAGCATGAGGCAGATTTACATGGGGCTTCCCGGAGAGCCTGATTTCGACCTGGCGAAGAACAGCACCCTCATGAGGGAGACAAAGAAGGTTTTTGCCGACACAGGCATCAGGCTTCTGGATATCGAACTCGCCAGGGTGTTTGACGGCATGGACGTGAAGAAGTACGAACCCGCCATGGAAACAGCGGCGGAACTCGGGGGAAAGCACGTCATCAGCAGCATCTGGACGCCTGAGAGGGAGTATTACCTCGAAAAGTTCGCCGAGATCTGCGACCTTGCGAAGCAGTACAACCTGACGGTGGATCTCGAATACGTTCCCATCGCCTCGGTGAAGACCCTGGCGGGCACGGTGGATGTCCTCAGGACGGTGAACCGTTCCAACGCCGGGCTCATGGTGGACGTTCACCATTTCCACAGGGCCCAGGACGACGTGGCTGAACTGGCGAAGCTTCCGGCGGAATGGTTTCACTTCGGCCACCTCTGCGACGCTCCCGGCGAGATTCCCGCCGAAAAGGACGAGATGACAAGGATCCTCCGGGAGGAGCGGTCCTACGTGGGCGAAGGAGGAATCGACGTTGCGTCAATCATGAACGCCATGCCCCCCATGCCCTATTCCATCGAACTTCCCAACCTGAAGAAAGTGGCGGAGTTAGGCTACAAAGAACATGCCCGCCGCTGCCTCGAGACCGCCAGGGCCTATTGTGCCGGGCGGGTCACGGGCAGAAAAGCATAA